Part of the Cryptosporangium arvum DSM 44712 genome, GTCGACGGGCCGCGGAACAACTTCCCGCTCGAGCCGGCGCCACGCTACGTGTTCGTCGCCGGCGGCATCGGCATCACGCCGATCCTCCCGATGGTCAACGCCGCGGCGGCGGCCGGCGCCGACTGGGAACTGCACTACGGCGGACGCAGCCGCGCCGCGATGGCGTTCGTCGCCGAACTGTCGGGGCTCGGCCCGCAGGTGCACGTCGAGGAAGGCCTGCTCGACCTGGCCGGGATCCTCGGCGACCCGGGCGGCCTGGTCTACTGCTGCGGCCCGGCGCCGCTGCTGGACGCGGTCGAGCGGATCGTGCCACCGGACGCCCTCCGGCTCGAACGGTTCACGCCGCGGGCCCAGGGCGAGCCGGTGCTGCACTCGTCGTTCGAGGTCGAACTCGCCCGGAGCGGTCGCACGCTCACCGTGCCGACCGACCGCTCGATCCTCTCGGTGGTCGAGGCCGCCGGGGTGGACGTGCTGTCGTCCTGCCAGGAGGGGACGTGCGGCACGTGCGAGACCGCGGTCCTTTCCGGCGAAGTCGACCACCGCGACAGTCTTCTGACCGAGGATGAACAGGCCGCCAACGACACGATGTTCATCTGCGTCTCCCGCGCCGCGTGCCCGCGGCTGGTCCTCGATCTCTGACCCGGAGTGCCATGCCTGTTCCCGCCGAGGCCTCGCCCCTCGGGCCTGACGCCCCCGGGCCTGGTGGCGCCGGGCCTGGTGGCGCCGGGCCTGGTGGCGCGGGGCGTGGAGGCGCGGGGCGTGGAGGCGCGGGGCCTGGTGGCGGTGGGCGGCCGTCGGCTCGGGCAGAGGCTGGGCTCGCGGTGCGCCGGGCCACCGAGTTGCTCGCCGCGTTCACGCCCGACCGGTCCGCGCTGAGCCTCACGCAGCTCGCGCAGCGCACCGGGCTGCCGCTCACGACCGCTCACCGGCTGCTCGGCGTGCTCGTCGACTGCGGCCTGCTCGAACGCGACGAGGACGGCATGTTCCACGTCGGCCTGCGGCTGTGGGAGATCGCGTCGCTGGCGCCCCGGGGCCTCGGACTGCGCGAGGTGGCGCTGCCGTTCATGGAGGACCTGTACGCGGTGACGCACGAGAACGTGCAGCTCGCGATCCGCGACGGCCTCGAGTCGGTGTTCGTCGAGCGGATCGCCGGCCGCACCGCGGTGCCCGTCCTGACCCGGGTCGGGGGCCGGTTCCCGCTGCATCCGACCGGCATCGGCCGGGTGCTACTGGCCCACGCACCGGCCGAGATCCAGGAGAAAGTGCTGGCCGCCCCGCTCCAGGCGTTCACTCCGCTGACCGTGACCGACCCGGCGGCACTCCGGCGCATCCTCGGCGACGTGAAAGCGCACGGCTACGCGATCAACGACCGCCAGGTGACGATGGACTCCCTCTCGGTGGCCGCCCCGATCCACGGCCCCAACGGCGACGTCGTCGCGGCCGTCTCGATCGTCGTGCTCGCCGGCACCGCCCTGCCCGCCGCCCTGGCCCCCATGGTGCAGGCCGCCGCCCGCGGCATCTCCCGCTCCCTCCGCGCCGAACGCAAATAGCGCGCCGGTCGCTTCCCGGCACATCGAGACCCCGCCGCCCACCCGAACGGTCACGACGCCCGCAGCGCGCACCCGAGCCCCGGGTACCCCCGGCCACCTCCGCGCGGCTGATCCTCCCTTCCGAGACGCGACTCCCCGCCCAGGCCGCGGCACCCTTGCTCGCGGCGCAGTCCCTTAGCGGGCGCGGCCTCTCGGAGGGGCGGCGCGGGGTGGGGCGGCGCGGCGCGGCCTGGCGGCGGGCGCGGCCTGGTGGCGGGCACAGGCNNNNNNNNNNNNNNNNNNNNNNNNNNNNNNNNNNNNNNNNNNNNNNNNNNNNNNNNNNNNNNNNNNNNNNNNNNNNNNNNNNNNNNNNNNNNNNNNNNNNTGCAGGGCGGTGCAGGGCGGTGCAGGCGCGGCCTCATGGCGCGCGCTGCCACTTAGCGAGGCGGCGCGGCCTGGTGGCGGGCACAGCCTGGTGGCGCGGTCTGGCGGGCGCGGCCTGGTTCGGGGCTGACTGCTGGCGCGGCCCGGAGAGCGCGGCCCGGAGAGCGCGGTCCGGAGAGCGCGGTCCGGCGAGCGCAGTCCGGCGAGCGCGGCGGTCGCGCCGGAACGTGGAACCACTCGCGATGCGGCAGCGGGGCACCTCGCGCGATACACGGTCGACAGCGTCACCCCCGCTCCGCCGAATCGAGCCATCGCTCGGCGCAGCTGGCCTTGCTTCGAGAGCGGCTTCCGCCCCACCCCCGGCGCGGAACCGCAGTGAGGTCGACGGGCCATCCGTCTGGGCTTGTTATTTCGACGGAGCGAGACTTCGGACCGTCGAGCGCCGAACAGAGCCGCCACACCTGCCGGGCCATCGCGCGAACACACCCACCGAGAACAACCCGCCGCAAGGCCGCACCGCTCGTCGGAACACGCTCGGTCCATGGCCACCCGACCGGCCATTGCCGCGCCGATCACGCCCCAGGCACCCCGGCACAAGGCGGGCCCGGCACCCCGGCCGCCCCGGCACAGTGCAGGCCCGGCACCCCGGCCCAGACCGCCGAGCACCCAGACCGCCGAGCACCCCGACCGCGAGCACCCCGACCGCGAGCACCCCGACCGCGAGCACCCCGACCGCGAGCACCCCGACCGCCCCACACAGCCGCTCCGGCACCCAAATCGCCCTCGACACGATCACGATCCACCCGCCGCGGCCACCTCGCCGTCGGCCACGAAATCGCCCCCGGCACCCCGCAGAGCCAGCCGCACTACTCCCCACTTCAACATATAACCCAAGGGGAGGCTTGCCACAACCCCCGGGTGAGCGCGCAGAATCGCACGCCGTAAGCGATCAACCAGCTCGAACGGGGACCCTCATGATCGACGTCATCATCGCCGGCGGTGGACCTACCGGCATGATGCTGGCGAGTGAACTACGTCTGCACGGCGTCCACACCGTCGTGCTCGAGAAAGAACTGAAACCCAGCAAGGTCGTGCGCTCGCTGGGGCTGCACGTCCGCAGCGTCGAGGTGATGGATCAGCGCGGGCTGCTCGATCGTTTCCTCGCCGCCGGCACCACGTATCCGAAGATGGGCGGTTCGTTCGCCGGCATCGAGAAGCCCTGGCCCGACCACCTGGACACCGCCCACGGCTACACGCTCGGTCTCCCCCAGCCGGTCACCGACCGGCTGCTCGCCGAGCGTGCCGCGGAGCTGGGTGCGGAGATCCGGCGCGGCACCGGGCTCGTCGCGCTGACCCAGGACGACGAGCACGTCACGGCGACGCTCACCGACGGCACCGAACTGCGGGCCCGCTACCTGGTCGGGTGTGACGGCGGGCGCAGCACCGTCCGCAAGCTGCTCGGCGTGCCGTTCCCCGGCGAACCGGCCCGGGTGGAGGCCCTGCTCGGTGAGATGGAGGTGACCGCGGACCCGGCGGAGATCACCGCCACGGTGATCGAGCTCCGCAAGACCGAGAAGCTCTTCGGTCTCGGCCCGATCGGCGACGGTGCGTACCGGGTGCTCGTCCCGGCCGAGGGGGTGGCCGAGGACCGCACGGTGCCGCCGACGCTCGACGAGTTCCGGCGGCAGCTGCGGAAGGTCGCCGGCACCGATTACGGGGTGCACTCCCCGCGGTGGATGTCCCGTTTCGGTGACGCCACCCGGCTCGCCGACCGGTACCGGGTCGGCCGGGTGCTGCTGGCCGGCGACGCGGCGCACGTGCACCCCCCGGTCGGTGGCCAGGGGCTGAACCTCGGGGTGCAGGACGCGTTCAACCTGGGCTGGAAGCTCGCGGCGACGATCGCCGGTTGGGCGCCGCCGGGACTGCTCGACACGTACGAGAGCGAGCGGCGCCCGGTCGCCGCCGACGTCCTGACCGTGACCCGCGCGCAGATGCAGCTGCTCTCGACCGATCCGGGCGCGCAGGCCGTGCGCACGGTGTTCGCGCAGCTGATGGAGT contains:
- the rox gene encoding rifampin monooxygenase; the encoded protein is MIDVIIAGGGPTGMMLASELRLHGVHTVVLEKELKPSKVVRSLGLHVRSVEVMDQRGLLDRFLAAGTTYPKMGGSFAGIEKPWPDHLDTAHGYTLGLPQPVTDRLLAERAAELGAEIRRGTGLVALTQDDEHVTATLTDGTELRARYLVGCDGGRSTVRKLLGVPFPGEPARVEALLGEMEVTADPAEITATVIELRKTEKLFGLGPIGDGAYRVLVPAEGVAEDRTVPPTLDEFRRQLRKVAGTDYGVHSPRWMSRFGDATRLADRYRVGRVLLAGDAAHVHPPVGGQGLNLGVQDAFNLGWKLAATIAGWAPPGLLDTYESERRPVAADVLTVTRAQMQLLSTDPGAQAVRTVFAQLMEFEEVNRFLVEKGIGIGIRYDVGDGPPLLGRRLRDVELKRGRLYSLLHGGRGVLVDQTGRLSVAGWADRVDLVADVSEELEAPAVLLRPDGHVVWLGDDQPALESHLSRWFGASV
- a CDS encoding IclR family transcriptional regulator, which gives rise to MRRATELLAAFTPDRSALSLTQLAQRTGLPLTTAHRLLGVLVDCGLLERDEDGMFHVGLRLWEIASLAPRGLGLREVALPFMEDLYAVTHENVQLAIRDGLESVFVERIAGRTAVPVLTRVGGRFPLHPTGIGRVLLAHAPAEIQEKVLAAPLQAFTPLTVTDPAALRRILGDVKAHGYAINDRQVTMDSLSVAAPIHGPNGDVVAAVSIVVLAGTALPAALAPMVQAAARGISRSLRAERK
- a CDS encoding PDR/VanB family oxidoreductase, translating into MGLRLRVDRRVSVADGVITLDLRGPGELPAWTPGAHVDLELGPELTRQYSLCGDPADRSVWRIAVSREPDSRGGSQYVHDKLHEGTLVDVDGPRNNFPLEPAPRYVFVAGGIGITPILPMVNAAAAAGADWELHYGGRSRAAMAFVAELSGLGPQVHVEEGLLDLAGILGDPGGLVYCCGPAPLLDAVERIVPPDALRLERFTPRAQGEPVLHSSFEVELARSGRTLTVPTDRSILSVVEAAGVDVLSSCQEGTCGTCETAVLSGEVDHRDSLLTEDEQAANDTMFICVSRAACPRLVLDL